Proteins found in one Triticum aestivum cultivar Chinese Spring chromosome 4D, IWGSC CS RefSeq v2.1, whole genome shotgun sequence genomic segment:
- the LOC123095724 gene encoding heterogeneous nuclear ribonucleoprotein A2 homolog 1 produces the protein MAASPTASASGSAAAAAAAASEANDGPTLSVVTKRLRALRKKQNRIAQMEEAVAAGKTLNQEQKEVMRSKPTLAAVIDELERLRTPLAVAVAEEVSVAPAPAPAPEPSGSDSSVQDLLALVYFGALFDVKPQSDFIATMVAREHERSSCITYDCVGDDTVDLLVEGDLDVVSAVAALAAARPASAVGVSHRDALQACAHHARLWLARADEPIHPGSSVTYAAVRAKLDRIMASDYYTAAAVGGGSYGAEGVQAQESMTASPEASAVEENLAAEGHKEEKEDSHATEIYNDHQSDSADVQNVDREAPVNPPEEYPSVQAEQEKFDMEEQDERDAEPKEQQFQHPRRSHQNQRGGGRGRRGAYPNGRGGRGGGRGMGGGYQNGRGYQGGGGGYQGGGGGYQNGRGGGGGYYNNNNEEGYYQPRNFNTRGRGGRSGGGNSHYSNQGGGGAQGGGHAYAERVEANA, from the exons atggccgcctcccccaccgcctccgcctccggctccgcggccgcggcggcggcggccgcctccGAGGCCAACGACGGGCCCACGCTCTCCGTGGTCACCAAGCGCCTCCGCGCGCTGCGCAAGAAGCAGAACCGCATCGCGCAGATGGAGGAGGCCGTCGCCGCCGGCAAGACGCTCAACCAGGAGCAGAAGGAGGTGATGCGCTCCAAGCCCACCCTCGCCGCCGTCATCGACGAGCTCGAGCGCCTCCGcacgccgctcgccgtcgccgtcgccgaggAGGTCTCcgtcgcccccgcccccgccccggcCCCGGAGCCCTCCGGCTCCGATTCCTCCGTCCAGGACCTCCTCGCGCTCGTCTACTTCGGCGCCCTCTTCGACGTCAAGCCGCAGAGCGACTTCATCGCCACGATGGTCGCGCGCGAGCATGAGCGGAGCAGCTGCATCACCTATGACTGCGTCGGGGACGACACCGTGGACCTGCTCGTGGAGGGCGACCTCGACGTCGTGTCCGCTGTGGCCGCCCTTGCCGCCGCTCGCCCTGCTTCCGCGGTGGGCGTCTCCCACCGCGACGCGCTCCAGGCCTGTGCCCACCATGCCCGCTTATGGCTCGCCCGCGCTGACGAGCCCATCCACCCTGGCTCCTCTGTTACTT ATGCTGCGGTGAGGGCTAAGCTGGACAGGATCATGGCATCAGACTACTACACAGCAGCTGCAGTTGGAGGAGGGAGCTATGGAGCTGAAGGTGTGCAGGCACAGGAGAGTATGACTGCCTCACCAGAGGCATCAGCAGTGGAGGAGAACCTAGCTGCTGAAGGTCACAAG GAGGAGAAGGAAGACTCCCATGCTACGGAAATTTACAATGATCATCAGTCTGACTCAGCAGACGTGCAAAATGTG GATCGTGAAGCCCCCGTGAACCCTCCCGAGGAATATCCCTCTGTTCAGGCAGAGCAGGAGAAGTTTGACATGGAAGAGCAAGATGAGAGGGATGCTGAGCCAAAAGAGCAGCAGTTCCAGCACCCTAGGCGGTCTCATCAGAACCAGCGGGGAGGTGGTCGTGGCAGGAGGGGGGCCTACCCCAATGGCCGTGGCGGGCGTGGAGGCGGCCGCGGCATGGGCGGCGGATACCAGAATGGGCGTGGATACCAGGGTGGGGGTGGCGGATACCAGGGAGGCGGTGGCGGGTACCAGAATGGccggggtggtggtggcggttactacaacaacaacaacgaagaAGGGTACTACCAGCCGAGGAACTTCAACACCAGGGGCAGGGGTGGTCGGTCTGGCGGCGGCAACTCTCACTACAGCaaccagggaggaggcggcgcGCAGGGAGGTGGCCACGCGTACGCCGAGAGGGTTGAGGCAAATGCTTAG